In the genome of Trichomycterus rosablanca isolate fTriRos1 chromosome 24, fTriRos1.hap1, whole genome shotgun sequence, one region contains:
- the mkrn2os.2 gene encoding MKRN2 opposite strand protein gives MDRSVIKISHCDKDIFCFFVPEECPECGVSFSGRRLEEAPVSIPNPFTNGHKVPCAFLIAPAEENILREFDGGSDLHTGITDTTGAVYNYTKEGVRRDRQGWERCISIPLVQPDMYNLINQWDQYLEKFSSNQMWDPVWKSFNEEDHNCYTFTLTFINCVLATQTKKALGKDEFTQTFVLPRVKRASKYSALCQEISKHHFYITDRRRGESRGGQVS, from the exons ATGGATAGGAGCGTGATTAAAATCAGTCACTGTGACAAGGACATCTTCTGTTTCTTTGTACCGGAGGAATGTCCCGAGTGTGGGGTGAGCTTCAGCGGGAGGAGGCTGGAGGAGGCACCCGTCAGCATCCCAAACCCCTTCACCAACGGCCATAAGGTACCATGTGCCTTCCTGATCGCCCCAGCAGAGGAGAACATCCTCAG GGAATTTGATGGTGGATCGGATCTGCACACTGGAATCACCGACACTACCG gTGCGGTATATAACTATACGAAGGAGGGCGTGAGGAGGGACCGACAGGGCTGGGAGCGCTGCATCAGCATCCCGTTGGTTCAACCTGACATGTACAACCTGATAAATCAGTGGGATCAGTATCTGGAGAAATTCTCCTCCAATCAGATGTGGGATCCAGTCTGGAAGAG CTTTAACGAGGAGGATCATAACTGCTACACCTTCACACTGACGTTCATCAACTGCGTCCTGGCCACCCAGACCAAGAAAGCCCTCGGCAAGGACGAGTTCACCCAGACGTTCGTCCTGCCGCGGGTCAAGAGAGCTTCAAAATACAGCGCACTGTGTCAGGAGATCAGCAAACATCACTTCTACATCACGGACAGGCGGAGAGGAGAGTCACGGGGTGGACAAGTGTCCTAA
- the tsen2 gene encoding tRNA-splicing endonuclease subunit Sen2 — translation MEAIFHAPKRRPRVYEAFEAPLPVPFGTDSGLERVEIYKAEIINQHVIVRDSEHIQALYGRGYFGKGVLSRSRPAHSLSKRWEYVSDKCLPVISLEKYQKHVRWARSALLAQGLDEDVISQVLSELTHPIQPDLQEHHGEVSSEEIQEPGASRAPSSHQDHPMEDAFTEQDCEDSEPSKAKRPRRQGDHRYDPLAELYPEEPEQLDPNVLARIKCKRHDDWIVHCGCRVDESELIRGASVSASQACAASIAHGYVLVEEPDEDDDDGESDQNDRKCRLVCRINPFSMIEYLQLSYEEAFFLLYALGCLSVYSDGKHLTILQVWELFRSTQPSFDTTYAAYHYFRSKGWVPKSGVKYGSDFVLYWKGPPFYHASYSVAVERVNESYQGAGLRPFSWRSLAALSRTTANVSKELMLCYVIVPSDVQPLSSPELLRQVKVQEIIVSRWISSRERAEQEDI, via the exons ATGGAAGCGATATTTCACGCTCCAAAACGGAGACCAAGGGTTTACGAAGCTTTTGAAGCACCTCTTCCTGTCCCGTTCGGTACAGACTCTGGTTTAGAGCGGGTTGAAATATATAAAGCTGAAATTATTAATCAGCATGTGATAGTCAGAGACAGCGAACACATTCAGGCTCTGTATGGAAGG GGTTATTTTGGGAAAGGAGTTCTGTCCAGAAGTAGACCAGCACACAGTTTATCCAAACGGTGGGAAT aCGTAAGTGACAAATGTTTACCTGTCATCTCCTTAGAGAA ATACCAGAAGCATGTGAGGTGGGCGCGCTCTGCTCTCCTGGCTCAGGGATTGGATGAAGATGTTATCAGTCAGGTCCTAAGTGAGCTCACACACCCCATACAGCCAGATTTACAAGAACACCACGGTGAGGTCAGCTCTGAGGAAATTCAAGAACCGGGAGCATCTCGGGCACCGTCTTCACATCAGGACCACCCGATGGAGGATGCTTTTACTGAACAAGACTGTGAGGACTCCGAACCTTCTAAAGCTAAGAGACCTCGCCGACAGGGAGATCATCGGTACGATCCTCTAGCTGAGCTCTATCCTGAAGAACCTGAACAGTTGGACCCGAACGTACTGGCCaggattaaatgtaaacgtCACGATGACTGGATCGTTCACTGTGGCTGTCGTGTGGATGAGAGTGAATTAATACGTGGTGCATCAGTGTCGGCTTCGCAAGCCTGTGCTGCATCCATCGCTCATGGATATGTTCTGGTGGAGGAacctgatgaagatgatgatgatggagaatCTGATCAGAAT GACAGGAAGTGCAGGCTGGTTTGCAGAATCAACCCGTTCAGCATGATCGAGTATCTGCAGCTCAGTTATGAAGAG GCTTTCTTCCTGCTTTATGCACTTGGATGCTTGTCGGTTTACTCTGACGGG AAACATCTGACCATTCTTCAGGTTTGGGAGTTGTTTCGGTCGACGCAGCCCAGCTTCGACACCACGTACGCGGCCTATCATTACTTTCGCAGTAAAGGATGGGTGCCAAAGTCTGGCGTTAAATACGGCTCAGATTTTG tgCTCTATTGGAAAGGGCCGCCATTTTATCATGCAAG TTACTCGGTGGCCGTGGAGCGAGTAAACGAATCGTACCAGGGTGCCGGACTGAGACCGTTCAGCTGGAGATCTCTGGCTGCTCTGAGTAGAACCACCGCTAACGTCTCGAAG GAGCTGATGCTTTGTTACGTCATCGTCCCGTCTGACGTGCAGCCTTTATCATCACCGGAGCTCCTGAGGCAGGTCAAAGTCCAG GAGATCATCGTGAGCAGGTGGATTTCTTCACGAGAGCGAGCAGAACAGGAGGACATTTAG